A single region of the Herpetosiphon gulosus genome encodes:
- a CDS encoding DUF4268 domain-containing protein, with product MRFSVQQLLNDRPMPLAVRSGDALITAIDLMTEHEYSQLPVVDAAGKPEGLVCSDSIVQALRHFPVAAQSLRVSDAMVKAVIKRDDQELFDLLDDLQNTYALLIVNTEGTLTGIVTSYDTTEYFRRQTQDLLFIQDVELMLRDFVQAPFIQPNGELDSEAFQDHIQRVLGAGPQMAQFAKAVRWLTDTTNAPRVENRFLSEAFETHFQQRTTAKTYADLTLYETIQLFVSPKHWEHYGELFSFQPEHIQGFFDAVRQTRNDLAHLREISDAQRTQVRFFKDWLTRYHSKLTAPIVPPPAEGDAPLTPVMSEVIIAPTEPAINELPSPFEPIEDAPQPRSSRYDRLAQWLRSQPRKTDRVPLSFEQIEQIIESPLPESARKHRAWWANDSHAHVQSISWLAADWKVSYINMDQEMVTFSRIHEREQAYIDFFSRFVAELGARDKRFLPMSPNGTSWITVARIKAQQRSIAVLNAQFTRTSFFRLELYIDTENEALNTAMYEALWQLYLPKMAKLTARIGTAPEWDAMPGRRAARVTVSHPGSITANKEKLAKIRQWGVETMVVFHQLFADAGQLLEQHYTNGAAPDLAALFS from the coding sequence ATGCGATTTAGCGTCCAACAACTTCTCAATGATCGCCCCATGCCGCTGGCGGTTCGTTCGGGTGATGCGTTGATCACCGCCATCGATTTGATGACGGAGCATGAGTATAGCCAACTGCCTGTGGTCGATGCGGCGGGAAAACCCGAAGGTTTGGTGTGTAGTGATTCGATTGTCCAAGCGCTCCGCCATTTTCCAGTGGCGGCACAGAGCTTACGTGTCTCTGATGCCATGGTTAAAGCGGTGATCAAACGTGATGATCAAGAACTCTTCGATTTACTTGATGATTTGCAAAATACCTATGCCTTGCTCATCGTTAATACCGAAGGTACGTTAACGGGGATTGTGACGAGCTATGACACGACCGAGTATTTTCGTCGCCAAACCCAAGACTTACTGTTTATCCAAGATGTTGAATTGATGCTGCGTGATTTTGTGCAAGCCCCATTTATCCAACCCAATGGGGAACTGGATAGTGAGGCTTTTCAAGACCACATTCAGCGGGTACTGGGTGCTGGGCCGCAAATGGCCCAGTTTGCGAAAGCCGTGCGCTGGCTGACGGATACCACCAACGCTCCTCGTGTGGAGAATCGCTTCCTCAGTGAAGCTTTTGAAACGCATTTTCAACAACGGACGACGGCAAAAACCTATGCCGATTTAACCTTATATGAAACCATTCAACTCTTTGTCTCCCCGAAACATTGGGAGCATTACGGCGAGCTATTTAGTTTTCAACCAGAGCATATTCAGGGGTTTTTTGATGCCGTGCGCCAAACCCGCAATGATTTAGCCCATTTGCGAGAAATCAGTGATGCCCAACGAACCCAAGTCCGATTTTTTAAAGATTGGCTGACCCGCTATCATTCCAAACTGACCGCACCCATTGTCCCACCACCCGCTGAGGGTGATGCACCACTGACCCCTGTCATGAGTGAGGTTATTATTGCTCCAACCGAACCCGCTATTAACGAACTGCCATCACCCTTTGAACCGATCGAAGATGCCCCCCAACCCCGATCGAGCCGCTACGATCGGCTCGCACAGTGGCTTCGTAGTCAACCCCGAAAAACGGATCGGGTTCCACTCAGTTTCGAGCAAATAGAACAGATCATTGAATCACCACTGCCGGAATCTGCCCGTAAACATCGCGCATGGTGGGCCAATGATAGCCATGCTCATGTCCAATCGATCAGTTGGTTGGCTGCTGATTGGAAAGTCAGTTACATCAATATGGATCAAGAGATGGTAACTTTTAGTCGGATTCACGAGCGGGAACAGGCCTATATTGATTTCTTCAGTCGCTTTGTGGCGGAATTGGGAGCGCGAGACAAGCGCTTTTTGCCAATGTCACCCAATGGAACGTCATGGATTACGGTGGCACGGATCAAAGCACAACAGCGGTCGATTGCCGTCTTGAATGCCCAATTTACGCGCACCAGTTTCTTTCGGCTTGAATTGTATATTGATACCGAGAACGAAGCGCTGAATACCGCGATGTATGAAGCCTTGTGGCAACTGTATTTACCGAAGATGGCCAAATTGACTGCGCGGATTGGGACAGCCCCTGAGTGGGATGCCATGCCAGGGCGACGCGCTGCACGGGTGACGGTCTCCCATCCGGGGTCAATTACAGCGAATAAAGAAAAGCTTGCCAAAATCCGTCAGTGGGGAGTCGAGACCATGGTAGTGTTTCATCAACTATTTGCTGACGCAGGCCAACTCCTTGAACAGCACTATACCAATGGTGCTGCGCCAGATCTTGCCGCCTTGTTCTCATAA